A portion of the Mytilus galloprovincialis chromosome 12, xbMytGall1.hap1.1, whole genome shotgun sequence genome contains these proteins:
- the LOC143053958 gene encoding uncharacterized protein LOC143053958, with protein MKVILLFGLFVGTAFCCSYDQYTCDDGTCISGSYQCDSWVDCSKGEDDMGCTGCASDRFICGNGQFCIKWWGVCDGIDDCGDDTDERGCANLCWYDLPYSKRGLTSSSAEKVVSRGMNKRGKVEAAGTNMHKKENEAQKIANKMEKLRLLSRGKDGK; from the exons ATGAAAGTAATACTATTGTTTGGACTGTTTGTGGGAACAGCTTTTT GCTGTTCATATGATCAGTATACGTGTGACGACGGGACATGTATTTCAGGAAGTTATCAGTGTGATTCCTGGGTTGATTGCAGTAAAGGAGAGGATGACATGGGATGTACAG GTTGTGCCAGTGATCGTTTCATCTGCGGAAATGGTCAATTTTGTATTAAATGGTGGGGAGTATGTGACGGTATAGATGACTGTGGTGATGACACGGATGAACGTGGCTGTGCTAACCTTTGCTGGTATGATT TGCCATACAGTAAACGCGGTTTAACCAGTTCCAGTGCTGAGAAAGTAGTATCCAGGGGAATGAATAAAAGAGGGAAAGTAGAAGCTGCAGGAACAAACATGCACAAAAAGGAAAACGAGGCACAGAAAATAGCTAATAAAATGGAAAAGCTAAGACTGCTTAGCAGAGGAAAAGATGGCAAATGA